The following are encoded together in the Adhaeribacter arboris genome:
- a CDS encoding M28 family peptidase, with translation MNKNLYAIALATIILAGSCTRQKTSTVIPKTEVLTDVTKLRAAAPTYASTITVADLTKHLTTIASDAYEGRETGEKGQKMAAEYISNQFKADGLTGPVKEGNNPYYQTFNLEKTSWDEGYVTIDGKRFIFLTDFYVQGDPTFTTEQNLETVFVGYGIEDSAYTDYNNVDVTGKVAVMFVGEPTNRQGKSIITQTSKPSAWSTDWKRKSTVAAQKGAVAIILIGSRTSQDEFDQYVARIKAVAERASVKFPKEKAETPEVPGIFIGPEMGGRLLNATSRNLVNYHGQVSKAGQAITSPFKPIKTIQVKLARKRELLPTENVLGLVEGTDKKDEIVVVTAHYDHVGVQNGKVYNGADDDGSGTVTVMELAQAFAQAKKDGFGPRRSMLFMTVTGEEKGLLGSEYYTDHPVLPLENTVVDLNIDMIGRLDKEHDNDKNYVYVIGSDKLSSELHAINEAANKQYTQLKLDYRFNDPEDPNRFYYRSDHYNFAKNNIPVAFFFNGVHDDYHQETDEVDKILFDKIEKIGRLVFYTAWELANRDDRIKVDSNKK, from the coding sequence ATGAATAAAAACCTGTATGCCATAGCTTTAGCAACAATTATACTCGCCGGAAGCTGCACCCGGCAAAAAACCTCTACTGTTATTCCTAAAACGGAAGTTTTAACGGATGTTACCAAATTACGCGCGGCTGCTCCTACCTATGCTTCCACCATTACCGTAGCCGACTTAACCAAACATTTAACTACCATTGCTTCGGATGCATACGAAGGCCGGGAAACCGGTGAAAAAGGCCAGAAAATGGCAGCCGAGTATATCTCGAATCAGTTTAAGGCCGATGGCCTGACCGGCCCGGTAAAAGAAGGCAATAACCCCTATTATCAAACCTTTAACCTCGAAAAAACCTCCTGGGACGAGGGCTACGTAACCATCGATGGCAAACGTTTTATCTTTCTAACCGATTTTTACGTGCAGGGCGATCCGACTTTTACTACGGAGCAAAATCTGGAAACAGTATTTGTAGGTTACGGTATTGAAGACTCCGCTTACACCGATTATAACAATGTAGATGTTACCGGGAAAGTAGCGGTAATGTTTGTCGGTGAACCTACTAACCGGCAAGGCAAATCTATTATTACCCAAACCAGTAAACCCTCCGCGTGGTCCACTGACTGGAAAAGAAAAAGTACGGTAGCCGCTCAGAAGGGGGCAGTAGCCATTATTTTAATTGGCAGCCGGACCAGCCAGGACGAATTTGATCAGTACGTGGCCCGGATTAAAGCGGTTGCCGAACGTGCTTCGGTGAAGTTCCCGAAAGAAAAGGCCGAAACGCCCGAAGTTCCCGGCATTTTTATTGGTCCGGAAATGGGTGGCCGCCTATTGAATGCTACCTCGCGTAATTTGGTAAACTATCATGGTCAGGTTAGCAAAGCTGGTCAAGCTATTACTTCTCCGTTTAAACCTATTAAAACCATTCAGGTAAAACTAGCCCGTAAGCGCGAATTATTGCCCACCGAAAACGTACTGGGCTTGGTAGAAGGCACCGATAAAAAAGACGAAATTGTAGTAGTAACCGCGCATTACGACCACGTAGGCGTGCAAAACGGAAAAGTGTACAATGGGGCCGACGACGATGGTTCCGGCACCGTAACCGTAATGGAATTGGCCCAAGCTTTTGCGCAAGCTAAAAAAGACGGTTTCGGGCCGCGGCGTAGCATGTTGTTTATGACCGTAACCGGGGAAGAAAAAGGTTTATTGGGTTCGGAGTATTACACCGACCATCCGGTATTACCTTTGGAAAACACCGTAGTAGATTTAAATATTGATATGATTGGGCGTCTGGATAAAGAGCACGACAACGACAAAAACTACGTGTACGTGATTGGTTCCGACAAATTATCGTCGGAGTTGCACGCCATTAATGAAGCTGCCAATAAGCAATACACGCAATTAAAGTTGGATTACCGTTTCAACGATCCCGAAGATCCGAACCGATTTTACTACCGCTCCGACCATTATAATTTTGCTAAAAATAACATTCCGGTCGCTTTTTTCTTTAACGGCGTGCACGACGATTACCACCAGGAAACCGACGAAGTAGACAAAATTTTATTCGATAAAATTGAAAAAATCGGCCGGCTGGTTTTTTATACCGCCTGGGAACTAGCCAACCGCGACGACCGAATTAAAGTAGATAGTAATAAAAAGTAA